From Medicago truncatula cultivar Jemalong A17 chromosome 7, MtrunA17r5.0-ANR, whole genome shotgun sequence, a single genomic window includes:
- the LOC120576902 gene encoding uncharacterized protein, with product MASARGANRAGGRQEDFGPKKRSRTDIAEEGDRGKEVRKEINNRGGGIALFWRNTDNCSIINYSTNHISAKIEELNHREWAFTGFYGYPDISRRRDSWNFIRSLANQISLPWCIMGDFNDILHSDEKKGRATRPNWLIKGFRQAIQDVELIDIHMEGYPFTWFKSLGTTRAVEEKLDQALATNSWMQLFPNARLENLVAPSSDHFPILLDRTPEVRSHRVERSFKFENAWRIEEGVNDVVQGSWPCRTGNNVMEKLANCAEDLTHWSKTHCHKIQTEIEHCRKQLSRCRTIHGIQDEAYFDNMRQKLNHLLIQEDMFWRQRAKNHWFRDGDLNTKFFHAAATSRKKVNKILSLENNEGFRTTDEGGMRAIAKEYFEELFENHESIRSPVTNMLNQVIDHEDNVQLTSPFCREEFKEAMFSMQPDKCPGPDGFNPGFYQHF from the exons ATGGCTTCTGCACGTGGGGCCAATAGAGCTGGTGGGCGTCAAGAAGATTTTGGGCCTAAAAAAAGGTCAAGAACAGATATTGCTGAAGAAGGTGATCGTGGAAAAGAGGTGCGGAAAGAAAT AAATAATAGAGGCGGAGGTATTGCTTTATTTTGGCGGAATACGGATAATTGTAGCATCATTAATTACTCGACTAACCATATTAGCGCTAAAATTGAAGAACTTAATCATAGGGAGTGGGCCTTTACAGGCTTTTATGGGTACCCAGATATTTCCAGAAGGAGAGACTCTTGGAATTTTATTCGGAGTCTTGCTAATCAAATTAGTCTACCTTGGTGTATAATGGGAGATTTCAATGACATCCTTCACTCAGATGAGAAGAAAGGAAGAGCCACTAGACCAAATTGGCTTATCAAGGGATTCCGTCAAGCTATACAAGATGTAGAGCTCATTGACATTCATATGGAAGGTTATCCGTTCACTTGGTTTAAAAGTTTGGGTACAACACGGGCAGTGGAAGAAAAGTTAGACCAAGCTTTAGCAACTAACTCCTGGATGCAGCTCTTTCCTAATGCAAGACTAGAAAATCTGGTTGCTCCATCATCAGATCATTTCCCTATCTTGCTAGATAGAACTCCAGAGGTAAGAAGTCATAGAGTTGAAAGGtctttcaaatttgaaaatgcatGGAGAATTGAGGAAGGAGTTAATGACGTTGTTCAGGGTAGTTGGCCTTGTCGTACAGGTAATAATGTTATGGAAAAATTAGCAAATTGTGCAGAAGACCTCACACACTGGAGTAAAACTCATTGTCACAAAATTCAAACAGAGATTGAACATTGCAGAAAGCAACTCAGCAGATGTCGTACTATCCATGGTATCCAAGATGAAGCTTACTTTGATAATATGAGGCAGAAACTTAATCATTTGCTAATTCAAGAGGATATGTTTTGGCGACAAAGAGCCAAAAATCATTGGTTCCGAGATGGAGACCTGAATACAAAATTCTTCCATGCAGCCGCAACTTCCaggaaaaaagtaaataaaattctctctcttgaaAATAATGAAGGATTTCGTACTACTGATGAAGGTGGAATGCGAGCTATAGCGAAAGAATATTTCGAGGAGCTGTTTGAAAATCATGAAAGCATACGTTCTCCGGTCACCAATATGCTGAATCAAGTAATTGATCACGAGGACAATGTGCAATTAACATCCCCGTTTTGCAGAGAAGAGTTCAAAGAAGCAATGTTCTCTATGCAGCCTGATAAATGCCCAGGCCCTGATGGTTTTAACCCAGGCTTTTATCAACACTTCTAG